GCCGTCGAGGTCGAGGACGACGGCGATCAACGGCCGTTCGGCCGCCCCCGTCAGCAGCGCGGTGGACAGCCGGTAGAAGGCTCGCCGGTTGGGCAGGCCGGTGAGCGGGTCGTGGCTGGCGGCGTGTCGTTCCCGGGACAACTCGGCCTCGAGGAGGGTGCGCTCCGTCTCGGCGCGGATCGCGCGACGGCGCAGCTGCCAGGACGAGACGAGGGCTCCCGCGGCGCAGATGCCGGACGCGATGGCCAGCGGATCCGGCACGAACCCTCCCGTCACGCCGACGCCTCGGTTCCGCCAGCGGTCGCCGACATCCGTGTTTCCCCTGGTCGTAGCCCAGTTCAGGTGACTGTCAGTGAGCGGATGGGTACCGCGCACGTTCGGCTATCATGCTCGCTGTCCAATGCAGATGCAATAGCAGATGCACGTGCACGACGCCCGTCCACAGGCGGCACCCACTGGCACCTCGGTCACGGCCGGGGGTGGCCGACGGGGTGCGTGAAGAGAAAGAGGCGCATGCAGCAGCCACCGAACGGCGTACCCACCAACCAGTTGCCGCCGCTGCGGTGGCAGAAGAGCCAGCGCAGCAACCCCAGCGGGAACTGTGTCGAGCTGGCCGAGCTGCCCGGCGGGGCGGGTGTCGCGGTTCGCAACTCCCGCCACCCCGACGGCCCCGCCCTCATCTACACGGTGGACGAAATCGCGGCTTTCGTGCTCGGCGTCCGCGACGGCGACTTCGACCACCTGATCCGCTGACCGCCGTCACGCGGCCGGGACGGGCCCGCCTCGGTCGCCGCGATTCACCTCACTGACCGTTCATGGCATGCTTACCCATCGGGTCGCCGGTGGGTAGCCCGGCCGACGAGGTCTGCGTGCGGAGGGGCGGCAGTGGCGATGGTTCCCGCCGAGAGCGGTCCGGCGACCGGCCCGACCGTCCTGCGCATGCTGCTCGGCGCGCAGTTGCGCCGGCTTCGTGAGGCCAGCAGGGTGACCCGCGAGGGCGCGGGATGGGAGATCCGCGCCTCGGAGTCGAAGATCAGCCGGATGGAGCTGGGGCGGGTCGGTTTCAAGGAACGCGACGTCGCCGACCTGCTCACCCTCTACGGCGTGACCGAGCCGCAGGAACGGGAGGCGTTACTCAAGCTCGCCCGGGACGCGAACAGCCCCGGCTGGTGGCACCGGTACGGCGACGTCCTGCCAACCTGGTTCCAGGCGTACCTGGGGCTGGAGGCGGCGGCATCCCTGATCCGGACGTAC
The sequence above is a segment of the Micromonospora sp. WMMA1363 genome. Coding sequences within it:
- a CDS encoding DUF397 domain-containing protein yields the protein MQQPPNGVPTNQLPPLRWQKSQRSNPSGNCVELAELPGGAGVAVRNSRHPDGPALIYTVDEIAAFVLGVRDGDFDHLIR